The following DNA comes from Arcobacter cloacae.
GAAACAAAGCAGTTATTGAAATGTACCAACTTAAGTTATATTCATGTTTTATAGCTGCTCTATATACTGTATAAATGAAATATAAAAAAAGTATTGGAGAAAATATTGTTGCATAAATTGCAACAGTGTCTATTAAAAATCCTCTTGGTTTGCCATCTGTTGAAAAACCATAAATAAACATTGATAATGCAAATAATATTAAAGAAAAATATAAAAGCTTTTTATCATTTTCTTTTATAGAGTAAAAAAACAAGGCTAAATACAATATAGCAAATGAGTTATCAATCAAAAGAAATAAAAGTAATAAAAAATAAGAATGTTTTTTATACTTTTCAAAATAATATAAGTATAAAAGTGTGCAAAAAATAACTATTATTGCACTATTAACTAATAAAGAAGCACTCAAAACTCCAGGTAGCAACATAAAAACAACAATAGAAATTAATCTATCTTTTTCATATTTGAAATAATTATGTGTTATTTTGTACATTAAAATAACACTAGCTACATAAAAAAGTATAAAAGGTATTCTTAATGCTATATCATTTTGTCCAAATAAATATATTGAAATATTTGTAATTATAGATAATACTGATGTATTAACAAAAACATTTAATGCTTCTTTATAAGAAATACTAAGAGATGTATCTGCTTTAAAAATTAATATACAAAATAATAGAGTTAATATAGTATAAAAATAATAGCTATATTTATTTGTACTAATCATTACAATTTTAAGAAGTTATCAATTATTTTATATCCGTACTCACTCATGATTGATTCAGGATGAAATTGTACACCATAAATTTGTTTATCTTTAATTTCTAAAGACATAATTTCATTATCATCTTCACTAAACGAAGTTGCTATTATCTCTTCTGGTAAGTTTTCTTTTTCAACAATTAATGAATGGTATCTAGTTTGAATAAAATTGTTCGGTAAACCCTCAAAAATTTTTGTATTTTTTATAACTTTTATTGAAGAAGTTTTTCCATGCATCATATTTTTAGCACGAACTACATTTCCACCAAAAACTTGTCCTATTGCTTGATGTCCTAAACAAATACCAAAGATTGGCTTTTTATCAGCAAAATACTTTATAACTTCTAAACAAACTCCTGCATCATTTGGAGTTGCTGGACCTGGAGAAATTATAATTTTGTCAGGATTTAATTCTATTATTTGCTCTAAAGTTAATTCATCATTTCTGATAATTTTTAAATCTGCTCCTAATTCTAAACAATATTGAACAATATTGTATGTAAAACTATCATAATTATCAATCATTAATATCATATTATGTTTCCCTAATTTTTTATTTTTGCATTATAACAATTATAATATTTGTTTGTCTTAAAGAAATTTATTTATTTTATGATAATCATTCTTAGTATTAAGAAAATATAAAGTTTTATTTCTATAGTATTTCAATAATAATTATTAATATACTAAAGAGAGAAAAAATGGTAAGAAAATTAACACTAAGTGCTATTTTATTAGCAAGTTCACTATTCGCAGCTTCTGAAGTAAATGTTTATTCTCATAGACATTATGATTCAGATAAAGTTTTATTCAAAAAATTTGAAGAAAGTACAGGAATAAAAGTAAATGTTGTTACTGCTAAAGCAGAAGAATTAGTTTCAAAACTTGCAATTGAAGGTGAAAATACACCTGCTGATATATTGATAACTGCTGATATTGGTAATCTTTATGAAGCAAAAACTAGAAATCTATTACAAGGTATTGAATCAAAAACTTTAGAGCAAAATATTCCTGCTCATTTAAGAGATGATCAAAATCAATGGTTTGCTTTAACAAAAAGAGCAAGAATTTTCGTATATAACCCTGCAAAAATTGATGAAAAAAGTTTAGGTGATTATTTTAGTATTACAAAACCTGAATTTAAAGGTAAAATAATAACAAGAAGTTCAACAAACGCTTATAATAAATCTTTATTAGCTTCAATTATTGCTAACCATGGTGAAGAAAAAGCTTTAGAGTTTACAAAAGGTTTAGTTGCAAATTTTGCTTATGACCCAAAAGGTGGAGATAGAGATCAAATAAGAGCTGTTGCTGCTGGCGATGCTGATTTAGCAATTGTTAATACATATTATTTAGGTGTAATGTTAAATGGTAAAGATAAAAAAGATCTTGAAATTGCAAAAAGTGTAAAAATATTTTTCCCTGCTCAAGAGACAACAGGAACACATATGAATATTTCAGGAGCAGGAGTTACTAATTTTGCAAAAAATAAGGAAAATGCTGTTAAACTTATCGAATTTTTAAGCTCTGAAGAAGCTCAAGCAACTTTTGCAGAAGGGAATCATGAGTATCCTGTAAATGTAAAAGTTAAACCATCTTCAACTGTTTCATCTTGGGGAACTTTCAAAGAAGATAACCTTCCATTAAATGAAATAGGTAAAAATACAAAAAAAGCAGTTGAAATAGCAACTGAAGGGAACTGGAAATAAACAGATTAAAATACTACTTAGCCCCTTTTATAGGGCTAAGTATAGCTTTACCCATACTAGCACTTCTTATATATTTTTTAATTGAAGGAAATTTTAATAGCGACTCTATTAAAAGTAAAATACTTCTTGAATATACAAGTAATACTTCTTTATTAATATTAGGTACTTTTGTTCTTGTAGTAGTTCTAGGGACTATAACATCTTACTTAAGTGCAAGATTTGAGTATTTTGGGGATAAATTTTTCGCCATATGTTTTATTTTGCCACTTGCTTATCCTGCATATATTTTAGGTTATGCTTATGTTGGTTTTTTTGAATATAGGGGAATATTGTCAGAAATTGTAGGAAATAGTAGCGTTCGATATGATATTTTAAATATCTATGGGGCAATTTTCGTTTTTTCAATTGCAATGTTCCCTTATGTTTATATTTTAGCAAGAGTATCTTTTGCTTCAATTTCATCTACTGTTTTTGAACTTGTTTCTTTACAACAAATAAATCCTATTAAAGCATTTTTTAAAGTATATTTTCCACTTGCATATCCAGCTATTTTTGCTGGAAGTATTTTAGCAATAATGGAAACACTAAGTGATTATGGAACAGTTTTATATTTTGGCGTTGAAACTTTTAGTTTTGGAATATTTAAAAGTTGGTTTGGATATGGAGATTTAGCAGGAGCTATAAATGTAGCTATTGTTTTACTTATTTTTGTTTTTGGTATTTTATGGACTGAATCTATTATTAGAAAAAAATATAGATTTGTAAGTTCTACTCATAGTGCAAAAAGAGTTTCAAAAATTAAACTCAAAGGTAAATATAATTATTTAGCATTTTTAATATCTTTTATAATTGCAACAATAACACTTTTTATTCCCACGTCAGTTTTAATTTATTGGTTTATTTTGGATTTTAATACACTTGATTTTGATACTTTTGATTATTTAATAAATACATTACAATTAAATATTATTTCATCAATTGTTGTTATATCTTTGTCATTCATCGTTATTTACATGTTAAGATTTTATCCTTCAAATTTAGCAAATGTTACCCATAAAATTTCTATATTAGGATATTCAATTCCAGGAGCTGTTGTTGGGGTTGGTTTATTGATATTTAGTAGTTTTTTAGATAAAAGCTTAGGTTTTATACTATTTAGTGGTACATTTTTTATGCTTATTTTTGCATATACTACAAGATATTTTGCGGCAAGTATTGGTTCTATTGAAAATGGATTTAGTAAAATTGATTCTACAATTGATGATGCAAGTAAAATATTTGGAAAAAGTGAGTTACATAATATTTTCAAAGTATATTTACCACTAATGAAACCATATATTTTAAGTGGTTTTTTGATTTTATATATTGATATTGCCAAAGAGTTACCAGCAACATTAATATTAAGACCTTTTAATTATGATACTTTAGCAATCAGAATCTATGAATTAGCAAGTAATGAAATGCTTTATAAAGTTGGTTTTCCATCTCTTGTTCTAATTATCACAACAGCTGTTGCTGTAATGCTTTTAAATTCTAAATTTGTGAGAAGAAAAATATGAATGAAATAGTTCAAGTAAAAAAATTACAAAAGATTTTTTGTAAGGGTAATATTTGTATAGCAAATAAAATTGATTTATCAATTAATGAAGGTGAAATTTTTACTATTTTAGGTAAAAGTGGAAGTGGTAAAACAACTTTTTTAAGGATGATTGCAGGTCTTGAAACACCAGATGATGGGGAAATTTCTATAGATAATAAAATTGTTTTTTCAAAAAATACTAATCTTTCACCAAAAGATAGAAAAATTGCCGTAGTTTTTCAAAATTATGCTCTTTTACCTCACTTAAGTATTGCATCAAATATCACATTTGGAAGTAAAGCCTCAAAAGATGAACTAGAAGATGTTTTAGAAAAAACAAAATTAAAGGGGCAAGAAAATAAGTTTCCCCATGAATTAAGTGGTGGACAACAACAAAGAGTTGCACTAGCACGTGCAATAATCAATAAAGCAAAAATACTATTACTTGATGAACCTTTAAGTAACATAGATACAGAATTAAGATCTCATTTAAGAACAGAATTAAAAGAGATGATTAAAGCATTTAATATTACTGCTTTGTTCATAACTCACGATAAAGAAGATGCATTTTATTTATCAGATAGAATCGCTATTATGCATGGTGGAAATATTTTACAAGTAGGAACTGCAAAAGAGATTTATCATCATCCAAAAGATCTATATTGCGCAAATTTTTTAGGAAAAATAACTCAACTTGAAGATAATACTTTTATAAGACCTGAGCATATAGAAATCTGTCCAAATGGTCAATTTGAAGCTTTTATAGAAAATATAGTTTTTTATGGAAGTTTTTATGAAATTACAATAAATACTGGAAATAAAATTTTGTTAGTTCATAGTTACAACGACCATTTAGAAATTGGGCAAAAAATAAAATACAAATTTAATGGAGAATTGTTAAGTTTTTAAACATTAAAATATTATATTTATTTTAAATATAGTAGAATAATTTTATGATTATTAAAATATTAACAATTATTTTATTTTTTATTGTTACATTAAATGCAAATCAAAAAGTAACTCTTTATCTTGATTGGTTAAACCAATTTCAATTTGCAGGTTATTATATAGCTAAGGAAAAAGGTTACTATAAAGATTTAGGTATTGATATTGAAATTAAAGAGTTTCGAGGTAATTATAATTCTATAGTAGAAAATGTAGTTTCAAATGAAGCAATTTATGCAATTGGAAAGTCTTCTTTAATATTAAATAATAATGATAATAAAAATATTATTCTACT
Coding sequences within:
- a CDS encoding glycosyltransferase family 39 protein, whose protein sequence is MISTNKYSYYFYTILTLLFCILIFKADTSLSISYKEALNVFVNTSVLSIITNISIYLFGQNDIALRIPFILFYVASVILMYKITHNYFKYEKDRLISIVVFMLLPGVLSASLLVNSAIIVIFCTLLYLYYFEKYKKHSYFLLLLFLLIDNSFAILYLALFFYSIKENDKKLLYFSLILFALSMFIYGFSTDGKPRGFLIDTVAIYATIFSPILFLYFIYTVYRAAIKHEYNLSWYISITALFLSIVISFRQRVYIEDFAPYVVIGVPLMIKTFLHSYRVRLKEFRKTYNILAIVTVSMLLINVILTLVNKPLYLVLPNPTKHFVYQYHFIEELSNELKKKNINGLTSFDKELMLRLKFYGLQEGDNYFISSKEFYNYDEKISIKYYNKELFMVYLKKLK
- a CDS encoding anthranilate synthase component II translates to MILMIDNYDSFTYNIVQYCLELGADLKIIRNDELTLEQIIELNPDKIIISPGPATPNDAGVCLEVIKYFADKKPIFGICLGHQAIGQVFGGNVVRAKNMMHGKTSSIKVIKNTKIFEGLPNNFIQTRYHSLIVEKENLPEEIIATSFSEDDNEIMSLEIKDKQIYGVQFHPESIMSEYGYKIIDNFLKL
- a CDS encoding Fe(3+) ABC transporter substrate-binding protein, with the protein product MVRKLTLSAILLASSLFAASEVNVYSHRHYDSDKVLFKKFEESTGIKVNVVTAKAEELVSKLAIEGENTPADILITADIGNLYEAKTRNLLQGIESKTLEQNIPAHLRDDQNQWFALTKRARIFVYNPAKIDEKSLGDYFSITKPEFKGKIITRSSTNAYNKSLLASIIANHGEEKALEFTKGLVANFAYDPKGGDRDQIRAVAAGDADLAIVNTYYLGVMLNGKDKKDLEIAKSVKIFFPAQETTGTHMNISGAGVTNFAKNKENAVKLIEFLSSEEAQATFAEGNHEYPVNVKVKPSSTVSSWGTFKEDNLPLNEIGKNTKKAVEIATEGNWK
- a CDS encoding ABC transporter permease codes for the protein MTSYLSARFEYFGDKFFAICFILPLAYPAYILGYAYVGFFEYRGILSEIVGNSSVRYDILNIYGAIFVFSIAMFPYVYILARVSFASISSTVFELVSLQQINPIKAFFKVYFPLAYPAIFAGSILAIMETLSDYGTVLYFGVETFSFGIFKSWFGYGDLAGAINVAIVLLIFVFGILWTESIIRKKYRFVSSTHSAKRVSKIKLKGKYNYLAFLISFIIATITLFIPTSVLIYWFILDFNTLDFDTFDYLINTLQLNIISSIVVISLSFIVIYMLRFYPSNLANVTHKISILGYSIPGAVVGVGLLIFSSFLDKSLGFILFSGTFFMLIFAYTTRYFAASIGSIENGFSKIDSTIDDASKIFGKSELHNIFKVYLPLMKPYILSGFLILYIDIAKELPATLILRPFNYDTLAIRIYELASNEMLYKVGFPSLVLIITTAVAVMLLNSKFVRRKI
- a CDS encoding ABC transporter ATP-binding protein, with amino-acid sequence MNEIVQVKKLQKIFCKGNICIANKIDLSINEGEIFTILGKSGSGKTTFLRMIAGLETPDDGEISIDNKIVFSKNTNLSPKDRKIAVVFQNYALLPHLSIASNITFGSKASKDELEDVLEKTKLKGQENKFPHELSGGQQQRVALARAIINKAKILLLDEPLSNIDTELRSHLRTELKEMIKAFNITALFITHDKEDAFYLSDRIAIMHGGNILQVGTAKEIYHHPKDLYCANFLGKITQLEDNTFIRPEHIEICPNGQFEAFIENIVFYGSFYEITINTGNKILLVHSYNDHLEIGQKIKYKFNGELLSF